In Paenibacillus kyungheensis, the following are encoded in one genomic region:
- a CDS encoding restriction endonuclease-like protein produces MDSHPTGFLNQSTELLEVKCSIGTIYIKGKPYHPVVETLQLHRDQGEWVNAHLICRSLSPEVTIDDISVFSPTANQLIRWDGTTPSFPCFYEQQNYEFVLIKSDDMQLPVQFHHDNLAIREAVTPKGEQVLSGILNFKNEVGFTELELRSGGQRLITIELEIFPSKLDYKQDYIQLLREVNEQVYNLSFDFLKRTYQSVRIRDTQHQSLSEFFALITHLFHQMEIAMERINRQPHHKLDKSLERKPASRVKRGSNRNNAYLARHPQYLEQDSVHGWLPIGAERYQPTHLLDTIKHISYDTAENRFLRWMLERILSKLQQLQEQYSQLTRPQNFRSRAYDPVFVKRVNQMISRLEQLLSLEWLQQISPIRQMSTSLVLQMAPGYREMYRYYLLLLKGLSIQSDLLRLSMKDIAEIYEYWCFLKLNELLSRKYPLIKQNLIRLNHSGLFVTLGRGQQSRMEYLNPRNNETFVLYYNSLPSKELTPTLPQRPDNVLSLMKVDAGQKKEYSFIFDAKYKLNAAVEGSPYASAYQYPGPQEEDINTMHRYRDAIVHSSAGEKYERSMFGAYVLFPYGNEEQFREHHFYRSIRKLNVGALPFLPNATTLVEQFLDELIQDSPEKAYERSTAPRGTKAYYQNKLLDKNMLVGSVRGPEQLQIALAEQFYHVPLANFVDTQVITQIEYVAMCESRRKFESLGRTGISYYGKVDRWDIVKRSDITEIPTNPQKANLLYVKFTVTRWEERTSPILLAGQGIYTLLYTSKYMFDRAEELAELRLESEADLASWREKRRQGKVKVELDNNYVDLAEHVLDVRIDEE; encoded by the coding sequence ATGGATTCACATCCTACTGGATTTCTTAATCAGAGTACCGAACTGTTAGAAGTGAAGTGTAGTATCGGGACGATCTATATCAAAGGCAAACCGTATCATCCGGTAGTGGAGACATTGCAATTGCATCGCGATCAGGGCGAATGGGTGAATGCGCATCTAATCTGTCGTTCACTCTCGCCTGAGGTGACAATAGACGATATCTCTGTATTTTCACCAACTGCAAATCAATTGATTCGATGGGACGGGACTACACCGTCTTTTCCTTGTTTTTACGAGCAACAGAACTACGAATTTGTGCTGATTAAGTCAGATGATATGCAGTTACCTGTTCAATTTCATCATGATAATCTGGCGATTCGTGAAGCGGTTACGCCTAAGGGTGAGCAGGTCTTATCTGGCATTTTGAATTTTAAAAATGAAGTCGGTTTTACAGAGTTGGAATTGCGTAGCGGAGGACAGCGGTTGATAACGATCGAACTGGAAATTTTCCCGTCCAAGCTGGATTACAAGCAAGATTATATCCAGTTGCTACGTGAAGTGAATGAGCAGGTGTACAATTTATCGTTTGATTTTCTCAAGCGGACATATCAGTCGGTTCGTATTCGAGATACACAGCATCAGAGTTTGAGTGAATTTTTTGCATTGATTACGCATCTTTTTCACCAGATGGAGATTGCGATGGAACGGATTAATCGGCAACCTCATCATAAGCTGGACAAATCTTTAGAACGTAAGCCTGCCTCACGGGTCAAGCGAGGAAGTAATCGCAACAATGCGTATCTTGCAAGACATCCGCAGTATTTAGAACAGGACTCTGTGCATGGATGGTTACCGATAGGAGCAGAACGCTACCAGCCGACCCATTTACTAGATACGATCAAGCATATCTCTTATGATACTGCAGAGAACCGTTTTCTACGCTGGATGTTAGAGCGCATATTGAGCAAGTTACAGCAATTACAAGAACAGTATAGCCAGTTAACCAGACCGCAGAATTTCCGTAGCCGGGCGTATGATCCTGTGTTTGTAAAGCGTGTTAACCAGATGATCTCGCGGTTAGAGCAGTTATTATCGTTAGAATGGCTACAACAGATTTCACCGATACGGCAAATGAGTACAAGTCTGGTTCTGCAGATGGCGCCAGGATATCGGGAAATGTATCGTTATTATCTTTTGCTTCTCAAAGGGTTATCGATCCAGAGTGATCTATTACGGCTTTCGATGAAAGATATTGCAGAAATCTATGAATACTGGTGCTTTTTGAAATTAAACGAATTGCTGAGTCGTAAATATCCATTAATTAAGCAAAATCTGATCAGGCTCAACCATAGCGGATTATTTGTCACATTAGGTCGAGGGCAACAATCTCGTATGGAATATTTGAATCCGCGTAATAACGAGACATTCGTGCTGTATTATAACAGTCTACCAAGCAAAGAGCTCACTCCGACGTTGCCACAGCGACCGGATAATGTGCTTTCTTTAATGAAAGTAGATGCTGGACAGAAAAAAGAATACAGCTTTATTTTCGATGCCAAATACAAGTTGAACGCCGCTGTAGAAGGTTCACCGTATGCTTCTGCGTACCAATATCCTGGGCCACAGGAAGAAGATATTAACACAATGCATCGTTATCGGGATGCGATTGTACATTCGTCTGCTGGTGAGAAGTATGAACGCAGTATGTTTGGCGCGTATGTATTATTTCCGTATGGAAATGAAGAGCAATTTCGTGAACACCACTTTTACCGTAGTATTCGCAAGTTAAATGTAGGGGCGTTACCTTTTTTGCCGAATGCGACTACGCTGGTGGAACAATTTCTAGATGAATTGATTCAAGATAGCCCGGAAAAAGCCTACGAACGTTCTACAGCACCGCGCGGAACGAAAGCATATTACCAGAACAAATTGCTAGATAAAAATATGCTGGTGGGATCGGTACGTGGACCGGAGCAACTTCAGATTGCACTGGCAGAACAGTTCTATCATGTGCCACTGGCTAACTTTGTGGATACACAGGTGATTACGCAGATAGAGTATGTAGCAATGTGTGAATCTAGACGAAAGTTTGAATCCCTCGGTAGAACGGGTATAAGCTATTATGGCAAAGTAGACAGATGGGATATCGTCAAGCGATCTGATATTACTGAGATTCCTACTAATCCGCAGAAAGCGAATCTTTTATATGTAAAATTCACAGTGACACGTTGGGAAGAACGGACAAGTCCTATTTTACTAGCAGGTCAGGGTATCTATACATTGTTATATACAAGTAAATATATGTTTGATCGTGCAGAAGAATTAGCTGAATTACGATTAGAATCGGAAGCAGATCTAGCCTCATGGCGCGAAAAGCGTAGACAAGGCAAAGTGAAAGTGGAACTTGATAACAATTATGTCGATCTAGCTGAACATGTGCTTGATGTAAGAATAGATGAAGAGTAA